One region of Camelina sativa cultivar DH55 chromosome 6, Cs, whole genome shotgun sequence genomic DNA includes:
- the LOC104793113 gene encoding probable protein kinase At2g41970 — MFCCSGADEEPAGPPANQYAAPPNKAGNPNFGGGNRGEPRNPNATRPGAPAKVLPIEIPSVALDELNRMAGNFGNKALIGEGSYGRVFCGKFKGEAVAIKKLDASSSEEPDSDFTSQLSVVSRLKNDHFVELLGYCLEANNRILIYQFATKGSLHDVLHGRKGVQGAEPGPVLNWNQRVKIAYGAAKGLEFLHEKVQPPIVHRDVRSSNVLLFDDFVAKMADFNLTNASSDTAARLHSTRVLGTFGYHAPEYAMTGQITQKSDVYSFGVVLLELLTGRKPVDHTMPKGQQSLVTWATPRLSEDKVKQCIDPKLNNDFPPKAVAKLAAVAALCVQYEADFRPNMTIVVKALQPLLNSKPAGPDSTS, encoded by the exons ATGTTCTGTTGCAGTGGTGCGGATGAGGAACCTGCCGGTCCGCCCGCAAACCAGTATGCAGCCCCTCCTAACAAAGCCGGGAATCCCAATTTTGGCG GTGGGAATAGAGGGGAACCGAGGAATCCAAACGCAACGAGACCAGGAGCTCCTGCAAAGGTTTTGCCCATAGAGATCCCTTCTGTTGCATTGGATGAGTTGAACAGAATGGCGGGTAACTTCGGCAACAAGGCACTTATCGGTGAAGGTTCTTATGGACGTGTCTTCTGCGGCAAGTTTAAGGGAGAAGCTGTTGCTATTAAGAAGCTTGATGCTAGCTCTTCTGAAGAACCTGACTCCGATTTCACCTCACAG TTATCGGTGGTATCTCGGCTCAAAAACGACCATTTTGTGGAGTTGCTAGGGTACTGCTTGGAGGCAAATAACCGAATTCTCATCTACCAGTTTGCAACCAAAGGTTCTTTACACGATGTATTACATG GGAGAAAGGGAGTGCAAGGGGCTGAACCAGGACCCGTGCTGAATTGGAACCAAAGGGTGAAGATCGCATACGGAGCAGCCAAAGGGCTTGAGTTCCTTCACGAGAAGGTCCAGCCACCAATAGTCCACAGGGACGTGAGGTCGAGCAATGTCTTGCTGTTTGATGACTTTGTGGCCAAAATGGCTGATTTCAACTTGACCAATGCTTCCTCCGATACCGCGGCTAGGCTTCACTCTACTCGTGTTTTGGGAACGTTTGGCTATCACGCTCCAGA GTATGCAATGACAGGACAAATAACGCAGAAGAGTGATGTGTATAGTTTTGGTGTTGTGCTATTGGAGCTCTTGACAGGAAGAAAACCCGTAGATCATACCATGCCTAAAGGTCAACAAAGTCTTGTTACTTGG GCAACTCCAAGACTAAGTGAAGACAAAGTGAAACAATGTATAGATCCAAAGCTTAACAATGACTTCCCACCCAAAGCAGTCGCCAAG TTGGCAGCGGTGGCGGCCTTGTGTGTTCAGTACGAGGCAGATTTTCGACCAAACATGACCATCGTTGTCAAGGCACTTCAGCCTCTTCTTAACTCTAAGCCGGCTGGTCCTGATTCTACTTCCTAA
- the LOC104793115 gene encoding putative E3 ubiquitin-protein ligase SINAT1 isoform X1 — protein sequence MAPGGSALKEALESNSTGLDYEVKMAKVEANNKPAKSGSGSIGKFHSSNGVYELLECLVCTNLMYPPIYQCPNGHTLCSSCKLRVQNTCPTCRYELGNIRCLALEKVAESLEVPCRYQNLGCHDIFPYYSKLKHEQHCRFRSYNCPYAGSECSVTGDIQTLVDHLKDDHKVDMHDGCTFNHRYVKANPHEVENATWMLTVFNCFGRQFCLHFEAFQLGMAPVYMAFLRFMGDENEAKKFSYSLEVGAHSRKLTWQGIPRSIRDSHRKVRDSQDGLIIPRNLALYFSGSDKEELKLRVTGRIWKEE from the exons ATGGCTCCTGGTGGCAGTGCATTGAAAGAAGCCCTAGAATCTAACTCAACAGGCTTGGATTATGAGGTTAAGATGGCAAAGGTTGAGGCTAATAACAAACCAGCAAAGTCAGGTAGTGGCTCCATTGGAAAATTCCACTCTAGCAATGGTGTATATGAGCTCCTTGAATGTCTGGTTTGTACAAATCTTATGTATCCTCCAATTTATCAG TGCCCTAATGGCCACACATTGTGTTCAAGCTGCAAACTGAGAGTGCAGAACACATGCCCTACATGCCGCTACGAGCTTGGTAACATAAGATGCTTGGCTCTTGAGAAGGTCGCGGAATCATTGGAAGTTCCATGCCGGTACCAAAATTTAGGGTGCCATGACATTTTCCCTTACTACAGCAAGCTCAAGCACGAGCAGCATTGCAG GTTTCGATCCTACAACTGTCCTTACGCTGGTTCTGAGTGTTCAGTGACGGGTGATATTCAAACACTTGTTGACCACCTCAAAGATGATCATAAAGTTGATATGCATGATGGGTGCACATTCAACCATCGTTATGTGAAGGCAAATCCGCACGAGGTCGAGAATGCTACATGGATGCTTACG GTCTTCAACTGTTTCGGAAGACAGTTCTGCTTGCACTTTGAGGCGTTTCAGCTCGGGATGGCACCAGTGTACATGGCGTTTCTACGGTTCATGGGAGACGAGAACGAGGCTAAGAAATTCAGTTACAGCTTGGAAGTTGGAGCTCACAGCCGTAAACTGACATGGCAAGGGATACCAAGAAGCATCCGAGACAGTCACAGGAAAGTCCGTGATAGTCAAGACGGACTCATCATTCCTAGAAACTTGGCTCTGTACTTCTCTGGCAGTGACAAAGAAGAACTCAAGTTGCGAGTCACTGGACGGATTTGGAAAGAAGAATAa
- the LOC104793115 gene encoding putative E3 ubiquitin-protein ligase SINAT1 isoform X2: MAPGGSALKEALESNSTGLDYEVKMAKVEANNKPAKSGSGSIGKFHSSNGVYELLECLVCTNLMYPPIYQCPNGHTLCSSCKLRVQNTCPTCRYELGNIRCLALEKVAESLEVPCRYQNLGCHDIFPYYSKLKHEQHCRFRSYNCPYAGSECSVTGDIQTLVDHLKDDHKVDMHDGCTFNHRYVKANPHEVENATWMLTVFNCFGRQFCLHFEAFQLGMAPVYMAFLRFMGDENEAKKFSYSLEVGAHSRKLTWQGIPRSIRDSHRKVRDSQDGLIIPRNLALYFSGSDKEELKLRVTGRIWKEE; encoded by the exons ATGGCTCCTGGTGGCAGTGCATTGAAAGAAGCCCTAGAATCTAACTCAACAGGCTTGGATTATGAGGTTAAGATGGCAAAGGTTGAGGCTAATAACAAACCAGCAAAGTCAGGTAGTGGCTCCATTGGAAAATTCCACTCTAGCAATGGTGTATATGAGCTCCTTGAATGTCTGGTTTGTACAAATCTTATGTATCCTCCAATTTATCAG TGCCCTAATGGCCACACATTGTGTTCAAGCTGCAAACTGAGAGTGCAGAACACATGCCCTACATGCCGCTACGAGCTTGGTAACATAAGATGCTTGGCTCTTGAGAAGGTCGCGGAATCATTGGAAGTTCCATGCCGGTACCAAAATTTAGGGTGCCATGACATTTTCCCTTACTACAGCAAGCTCAAGCACGAGCAGCATTGCAGGTTTCGATCCTACAACTGTCCTTACGCTGGTTCTGAGTGTTCAGTGACGGGTGATATTCAAACACTTGTTGACCACCTCAAAGATGATCATAAAGTTGATATGCATGATGGGTGCACATTCAACCATCGTTATGTGAAGGCAAATCCGCACGAGGTCGAGAATGCTACATGGATGCTTACG GTCTTCAACTGTTTCGGAAGACAGTTCTGCTTGCACTTTGAGGCGTTTCAGCTCGGGATGGCACCAGTGTACATGGCGTTTCTACGGTTCATGGGAGACGAGAACGAGGCTAAGAAATTCAGTTACAGCTTGGAAGTTGGAGCTCACAGCCGTAAACTGACATGGCAAGGGATACCAAGAAGCATCCGAGACAGTCACAGGAAAGTCCGTGATAGTCAAGACGGACTCATCATTCCTAGAAACTTGGCTCTGTACTTCTCTGGCAGTGACAAAGAAGAACTCAAGTTGCGAGTCACTGGACGGATTTGGAAAGAAGAATAa
- the LOC104793116 gene encoding uncharacterized protein LOC104793116: MHAQTDSEATSIDAALSPPRSAIRPLYYVQSPSNHDVEKMSFGSGCSLMGSPSHPHYYHCSPIHHSRESSTSRFSDRALLSYKSVREGRRFVNDGGDDKTDGGDDDDDPFRNLRLYACLLLSLVLLFSLFSLILWGASKSYPPKVVVKGMLVRNLYVQAGNDLSGVPTDMLSLNSTVRIFYRNPSNFFSVHVTASPILLHYSNLLLSSGEMNKFTVGRNRETNLLTVVHGHQVPLYGGVSFHLDSTLSLPLNLTLVLRSKAYILGRLVTSEFYTRIICSFTLNANHLPKPISLLHSCTPYH, translated from the exons atGCATGCGCAGACAGACTCTGAGGCAACAAGCATCGACGCGGCTTTGTCTCCTCCGCGTTCCGCCATTAGACCTCTTTACTACGTTCAGAGTCCTTCCAACCATGACGTTGAGAAGATGTCGTTCGGCTCTGGTTGCAGTCTCATGGGCTCACCTTCACACCCGCATTACTACCACTGCTCACCGATCCATCACTCCCGTGAGTCATCCACCTCTCGCTTCTCTGACCGTGCCCTCCTCTCTTACAAGTCCGTCCGTGAAGGCCGTCGATTCGTCAACGACGGTGGAGACGACAAAACGGACGGCGGAGATGACGACGACGACCCGTTTCGGAATCTGCGTCTCTACGCTTGCTTGCTCCTCTCCTTAGTActcttgttctctctcttctctcttatacTCTGGGGTGCTAGCAAATCCTACCCTCCTAAAGTTGTTGTAAAG GGGATGCTCGTGAGGAACTTATACGTGCAAGCCGGGAACGATCTGAGCGGAGTGCCTACGGACATGCTGTCTCTTAATTCGACGGTGAGGATCTTTTACCGAAACCCATCAAACTTCTTCTCCGTGCACGTCACTGCTTCTCCTATCCTCCTTCACTACTCTAACCTCCTCCTCTCATCCGGTGAGATGAACAAGTTCACGGTTGGTAGAAACAGAGAAACGAACTTGCTGACTGTGGTGCATGGCCATCAGGTTCCTCTCTACGGCGGTGTCTCTTTCCATCTCGACAGTACTCTCTCCCTGCCGCTTAATCTCACTCTCGTCCTCCGTTCAAAAGCTTACATTTTGGGAAGACTCGTCACATCAGAGTTCTATACAAGGATCATCTGCTCATTTACTCTCAATGCCAACCATCTCCCAAAAcctatctctcttcttcactcatGTACTCCTTACCACTGA
- the LOC104699393 gene encoding B3 domain-containing protein At2g31420-like — MDYREEQQRNLTGSPSGVVTRSPRSGVVTESPSPVVTGSPSRVVASSPSFVVTGSPSRTTPPPGWLLGKMGEVNGYDPKLIMERKFTKNDVSDRQGQLLIPTSQLLDSSFLDDTERTMLDTQTMALDFKSEPGLRTYLVDSNSSSETEFELFLKKRLRNGVWGFVLNRGWNKVLKKKNDKLVAGSPFRLWSFRSLQLEGSSLCLV, encoded by the exons ATGGATTACAGAGAAGAGCAACAAAGAAACCTAACGGGGTCACCTTCGGGAGTCGTCACTCGGTCTCCTCGCTCGGGAGTCGTCACCGAGTCACCTTCTCCTGTCGTCACCGGGTCACCTTCTCGCGTCGTCGCGTCGTCACCTTCTTTTGTCGTCACCGGGTCACCTTCTCGC ACGACACCGCCGCCGGGATGGCTTTTGGGGAAGATGGGCGAAGTGAATGGATACGATCCGAAGCTTATCATGGAGAGGAAATTTACTAAGAACGATGTGAGCGATAGACAAGGTCAGCTCTTAATCCCTACAAGTCAGTTGCTTGATTCAAGTTTCTTAGATGACACCGAACGTACGATGTTGGACACACAGACGATGGCTCTTGATTTTAAAAGTGAACCCGGATTGAGAACTTATTTGGTTGATAGCAATTCGTCGTCAGAGACTGAGTTTGAGttatttttgaagaaaaggCTAAGGAATGGGGTTTGGGGTTTTGTCCTTAACAGAGGATGGAATAaagtgttgaagaagaagaacgataAGTTAGTTGCTGGCAGCCCTTTTCGCCTATGGTCTTTCCGATCTTTGCAATTGGAAGGTAGTAGCTTGTGCTTGGTTTAG
- the LOC104793117 gene encoding metallothionein-like protein 4A: MWKRTLKKREEKKMADTGKGSSSAGCNDRCGCPAPCPGGNSCRCRMREASGGDQGHMLCPCGEHCGCNPCTCAKTQTQTSAKGCTCGEGCTCASCAS; this comes from the exons ATGTGGAAGAGAACcttgaaaaagagagaagagaaaaaaatggcaGACACAGGCAAAGGAAGCTCTAGCGCTGGCTGCAATGATCGCTGTGGTTGCCCTGCTCCCTGTCCCGGTGGCAATTCCTGCAG GTGTAGGATGAGAGAAGCATCTGGTGGGGATCAAGGGCACATGTTGTGCCCGTGTGGGGAGCACTGCGGCTGCAACCCCTGCACCTGCGCCAAGACCCAAACACAAACCTCCGCCAAGGGCTGTACCTGTGGTGAGGGCTGCACCTGTGCCAGTTGCGCCTCTTAG
- the LOC104793118 gene encoding amino acid transporter ANTL1, which produces MGFGNQAKPREDTPLLGEAPPLSSKFKTFANVFIAIVGAGVLGLPYAFKRTGWLMGLLTLFSVAALINHCMMLLVYIRRKLGVSNIASFGDLGFAVCGNVGRFVVDVLIILSQAGFCVGYLIFIGTTLANLFNSTDTTTLSLSLRHLMGVSPKSLYIWGCFPFQLGLNSIKTLTDLAPLSIFADVVDLGAMAVVIVEDVKITMVQRPQVVAFGGMSVFFYGMGVAVYAFEGVGMVLPLESEMKEKDKFGKVLALSMLFIAVMYGSFGVLGYMAFGDETMDIITANLGAGLMSSLVQLGLCINLFFTFPLMMNPVFEIVERRFWSGMYCVWLRWLLVLVVTLVALLVPNFADFLSLVGSSVCCALGFVLPTLFHLIVFNDEMEWKQRALDWGILLLGIVLGVSGTWSSLSEIFQK; this is translated from the coding sequence ATGGGTTTTGGTAACCAAGCAAAGCCGAGGGAAGACACACCTCTTCTCGGTGAAGCACCACCTTTGTCAAGCAAGTTCAAGACTTTCGCCAATGTCTTCATTGCTATCGTTGGCGCTGGTGTCCTTGGTCTTCCTTACGCCTTCAAACGTACCGGATGGCTCATGGGTTTGCTTACACTCTTCTCCGTCGCCGCTTTGATCAACCATTGTATGATGCTTCTTGTTTATATCCGTCGTAAGCTTGGTGTCTCCAATATCGCTTCTTTTGGTGACCTTGGCTTCGCTGTATGTGGCAACGTCGGGAGGTTCGTCGTTGACGTTCTTATCATTCTCTCTCAGGCTGGGTTTTGTGTTGGATACCTTATCTTCATCGGTACTACTTTAGCTAATCTCTTTAACTCAACCGACACTACGACTCTGAGTTTGAGTCTGAGGCATTTGATGGGTGTGTCCCCTAAGAGTCTCTATATATGGGGATGTTTCCCGTTTCAGCTTGGTTTGAATTCTATTAAGACGCTCACTGACTTGGCTCCTCTCAGTATATTCGCTGATGTGGTTGATTTGGGTGCAATGGCTGTGGTAATTGTGGAGGATGTGAAGATTACAATGGTGCAAAGGCCTCAAGTTGTAGCCTTTGGTGGCATGTCTGTCTTTTTCTATGGGATGGGAGTGGCTGTTTACGCCTTTGAAGGGGTGGGAATGGTTTTGCCTCTTGAATCTGAgatgaaagagaaagacaaGTTTGGCAAAGTGTTGGCTCTCAGCATGCTCTTCATCGCTGTCATGTACGGTTCTTTTGGTGTGTTAGGCTACATGGCTTTTGGGGATGAGACAATGGACATCATCACAGCTAACTTGGGGGCAGGACTTATGAGCAGTCTTGTCCAGCTGGGGCTCTGTATCAACCTTTTCTTCACTTTCCCCTTGATGATGAACCCTGTGTTTGAGATCGTGGAGAGACGCTTCTGGAGTGGGATGTACTGCGTGTGGCTCAGATGGCTGCTAGTCTTGGTTGTGACGTTGGTGGCACTCTTGGTGCCGAACTTTGCAGATTTTTTGTCATTGGTTGGTAGCAGCGTCTGCTGTGCGTTGGGCTTTGTGTTGCCTACTTTGTTTCATCTGATAGTCTTCAACGACGAGATGGAGTGGAAGCAACGGGCCTTAGACTGGGGGATCCTACTACTGGGTATCGTTCTTGGTGTCTCAGGTACGTGGAGTTCCCTGAGTGAGATCTTCCAGAAGTAG
- the LOC104793120 gene encoding phospholipase D beta 1 — protein MHISNNNQPAPSVPQLSSLPSNSWQSRPGDLYGYPNSSFPNNSHLPHLGRVDSSSSYSPIYGSSESPHSADMQMTLFGKGSLKVLLLHGNLDIWIYHAKNLPNMDMFHKTLGDMFGRLPGKIEGQLSSKITSDPYVSVSVAGAVIGRTYVMSNSENPVWMQHFYVPVAHHAAEVHFVVKDSDVVGSQLIGLVTIPVEQIYSGAKIEGTYPILNSNGKPCKPGANLSLSIQYTPMDKLSVYHHGVGAGPDYQGVPGTYFPLRKGGTVRLYQDAHVPEGMLPGIRLDNGMSYEHGKCWHDMFDAIRQARRLIYITGWSVWHKVRLVRDKVGPASECTLGELLRSKSQEGVRVLLLIWDDPTSRSILGYKTDGVMATHDEETRRFFKHSSVQVLLCPRNAGKRHSWVKQREVGTIYTHHQKNVIVDADAGGNRRKIVAFVGGLDLCDGRYDTPQHPLFRTLQTLHKDDFHNPTFTGNLSGCPREPWHDLHSKIDGPAAYDVLTNFEERWLKAAKPSGIKKFKTSYDDALLRIDRIPDILGVSDTPTVSENDPEAWHVQIFRSIDSNSVKGFPKDPKDATCKNLVCGKNVLIDMSIHTAYFKAIRAAQHFIYIENQYFIGSSYNWNAHKDIGANNLIPMEIALKIAEKIRANERFAAYIVIPMWPEGVPTGAATQRILYWQHKTMQMMYETIYKAXXXXXXXXXFCPQDYLNFFCLGNREMVDGIDNSGTGSPSNANTPQALSRKSRRFMIYVHSKGMVVDDEYVVIGSANINQRSMEGTRDTEIAMGAYQPQHTWARKHSGPRGQIYGYRMSLWAEHMATLDDCFTQPESIECVRKVRTMGERNWSQFAAEEVSDMRGHLLKYPVEVDRKGKVRPLPGSETFPDVGGNIVGSFIAIQENLTI, from the exons ATGCACATTTCTAATAATAACCAACCAGCGCCCTCTGTTCCACAATTATCCTCCCTCCCTTCCAACTCTTGGCAAAGTCGCCCTGGTGATTTGTATGGTTACCCTAACAGCTCATTTCCAAATAACTCTCATTTGCCACACTTAGGGCGAGTAGATTCGTCTAGCTCTTATTCTCCTATCTATGGATCATCTGAATCGCCTCATAGTGCGGATATGCAGATGACTCTGTTTGGTAAAGGATCATTGAAGGTTCTTTTGTTGCATGGGAATTTGGATATTTGGATCTATCATGCAAAGAATCTCCCAAACATGGATATGTTCCATAAGACACTGGGTGATATGTTTGGAAGATTGCCAGGAAAAATTGAAGGGCAGCTTAGCAGTAAGATTACCAGTGATCCTTATGTTTCTGTATCAGTTGCAGGTGCTGTGATTGGAAGAACATATGTCATGAGCAACAGTGAAAATCCTGTTTGGATGCAACATTTTTATGTTCCTGTTGCTCATCATGCTGCAGAGGTTCATTTTGTTGTTAAAGACAGTGATGTTGTGGGTTCACAGCTTATAGGGCTAGTTACTATCCCAGTTGAACAGATATACTCTGGTGCAAAAATTGAAGGAACTTACCCGATTCTAAACAGTAATGGGAAGCCTTGTAAACCAGGGGCAAATTTATCATTATCGATTCAGTATACTCCTATGGACAAACTCAGTGTTTATCATCATGGAGTTGGGGCAGGTCCTGATTACCAGGGGGTACCTGGAACATACTTTCCACTTAGAAAAGGCGGAACTGTGAGATTGTATCAAGATGCACATGTCCCAGAAGGGATGCTCCCGGGTATAAGACTGGACAATGGAATGTCTTACGAACATGGCAAGTGTTGGCATGATATGTTTGATGCCATACGCCAGGCGAGGCGATTAATTTATATCACAGGTTGGTCAGTGTGGCACAAAGTTAGGCTGGTTCGTGATAAAGTAGGTCCGGCATCAGAATGTACACTTGGGGAGCTCCTAAGATCAAAGTCCCAAGAAGGCGTGAGAGTCCTGCTTTTGATTTGGGATGACCCAACTTCACGTAGCATCTTGGGTTATAAAACA GATGGAGTTATGGCAACCCATGATGAGGAGACACGGCGTTTTTTCAAGCACTCCTCAGTTCAAGTCCTGCTCTGCCCACGAAATGCTGGAAAGCGACATAGTTGGGTCAAGCAGAGG GAAGTTGGGACAATCTACACACATCACCAAAAGAACGTAATAGTTGATGCCGATGCTGGTGGTAACAGAAGGAAAATTGTAGCTTTTGTTGGTGGTCTTGATCTGTGTGATGGCCGATATGACACTCCTCAACATCCGTTGTTCAGGACACTACAGACACTCCATAAAGATGATTTTCACAACCCCACTTTTACG GGAAACCTTTCAGGATGTCCAAGAGAGCCTTGGCATGACTTACACAGTAAGATCGATGGCCCAGCTGCGTATGATGTACTGACCAACTTCGAGGAGAGATGGTTGAAAGCTGCGAAGCCTAGCGGGATCAAGAAGTTTAAGACTTCCTATGACGATGCGTTGTTAAGGATCGATAGGATTCCAGATATATTAGGTGTTTCTGATACTCCTACTGTTAGTGAGAACGATCCTGAGGCTTGGCATGTTCAG ATTTTCCGTTCAATCGACTCAAACTCTGTGAAAGGTTTCCCAAAGGATCCAAAAGATGCTACGTGCAAG AACTTGGTGTGTGGGAAAAACGTGCTGATTGATATGAGCATACACACAGCGTATTTCAAAGCCATTCGTGCTGCCCAACACTTCATTTATATTGAGAATCAGTATTTCATTGGGTCATCCTACAACTGGAATGCGCATAAGGACATAG GTGCGAATAATTTGATTCCTATGGAAATTGCGTTGAAGATAGCTGAAAAGATCAGGGCAAATGAACGCTTTGCTGCATATATTGTCATTCCAATGTGGCCAGAAGGTGTTCCAACCGGTGCTGCTACCCAGAGGATTCTATATTGGCAG CACAAGACAATGCAGATGATGTATGAGACTATCTACAAGGC NNNNNNNNNNNNNNNNNNNNNNNNNNNNTTCTGCCCACAAGATTACCTCAATTTCTTCTGTCTTGGGAACAGAGAAATGGTGGATGGAATCGATAACTCAGGAACAGGGAGTCCAAGCAACGCAAACACTCCTCAG GCATTGAGTAGGAAAAGCAGAAGATTTATGATCTATGTTCACTCTAAAGGGATGGTAGTTGATGATGAATACGTAGTAATTGGGTCTGCAAATATAAACCAACGATCAATGGAAGGCACAAGAGATACAGAGATTGCAATGGGAGCTTACCAGCCTCAACATACATGGGCAAGGAAACATTCCGGTCCCCGGGGTCAG ATCTATGGATACAGAATGTCGCTTTGGGCAGAGCATATGGCAACATTAGATGACTGTTTCACTCAACCAGAGAGTATAGAATGTGTAAGAAAAGTTAGAACAATGGGAGAGAGGAACTGGAGCCAGTTTGCAGCTGAAGAAGTGTCAGACATGAGAGGACATTTGTTAAAGTATCCAGTGGAAGTAGATCGGAAAGGCAAAGTCCGACCACTTCCCGGGAGTGAGACGTTCCCGGACGTCGGAGGCAACATTGTCGGATCGTTCATAGCCATACAAGAGAATTTAACCATTTGA